A region of the Vanrija pseudolonga chromosome 2, complete sequence genome:
GTGGTTGGCGTTGGTGGCCATTGTAACGCGGTTTACACGGGGAAGGAAAGACGATAGAGTTGCAGCAAGACGTGTCACACGAGCTGTAGGGCATGCGTCAGCTTATGAGAAGGTTTATGAAGGTGTGGCCCCGCTGGTGTGGGCACAGTGAGGTGGAAAGAGAGTGCGGATAccgcgcgccgacatggGTCGCCCCTGTGCGTCGTGCAGCTTCCAAACTCTTGGCAGTGTCAGAAACGGCAAACTCACGAGTGACAGAGGACGCGCGAGCACTACGTGTCCGCTAAGTTGCTCGTGCGGCGAGGCAGAAGCCTGGCCGTGTCGATATAGGACGGCGGGGAAGGGTCGCCACGAACAAGGGTGAGGTGAGTCGACGCGCGCTGGGTCTTCGCGTTTACCGACTTGGAGCAAACTTGATGTAAGTGCGCTCGGGGCGTGTAAGCAGCCTGGTGTGAGTGTCAGCCGCGTTGAGCGTGTCGTTGTGAGgatggtgttgttgttgttgtagTCGAGTTGTCAGTCTACGTACCGTTTGTTGATATTGTTGGTGGCTCTGTGGTCGGTCAGTACGTGTTGGTTGGTGCTTGGGCAGTGTGGTAGGTAGGTAGCAGCTCGGAAAGCGACGACAAGAACCAGCagtcaagggcaagggcaggGCTGGACGGAGGCAAATTCGCACGCcgcttgctgctgcctgctcggTGCAAGGCCTTGTTTGTTGCCTGGACTGGGACGGAGCAGCCCTTTAGCCCAGGGGATTTAATAATTTCCCACGTGAGAAAATACTCCCGCTTTCTCTTCTGCTTGTtccgtctcgccgccgtcgccgccgccgtttgCACTACTTGAACGTACCGACCCCCTTGTAGTTTACTGACAAACTTGTCCTTCACTCATTCACCGTTCCATCAACGTTGTTTGAGAAACATCCAAAACGACCCTCCCAGCGTGTCCCAAAAAAGCGCCTCTGCGGTGAGCCCTCTCGAGCGACGCACACACGTCGGATTCAGAGAGTGAAATTCGCCTGGGATCAACACACGTCGGGGTTGGGCTGGATTGGGTGAGTCTTGGGGGTCTTGTCTTGTCGTCACGAGCAACCCTGGTGTGTGCGTGATCACTCTTGCTCTTCTCGTCCTTCCCCTAAGAGGTTGTGCTCTCCACGAGCTGCCTCCCATGTAATCCATTCTATGCTGGTCGGATGTGTTTTGATAGTGGACAGTCCCAACAATAGGACGCGTCTCTGGAATCTGCTGTGCTGACACACGTCTTTGCCACCCATTATTCTCGACGACATTATAACGAGCAGACGCAGCATAGCTCTGCTGCATAAAACCGCGCGCGTGCAGTTTCCGTTCAACCGGTTTCTCCACACGAGAGCGTAGATTGGGTACGATGTACGGCGTTGCAGGTCCAAAGGCCCCAGTGGTAGGTATTGGTGACAAGGCGAGCGTCAAGAAGCCACTTGCTAACTACATTCTCCTGCCTTCTCACCGCACTACCTCGCTCTCATCGTGCTCTTACACCCATGGCAACCGCGTACAGGGCAAGTACGGCCAGCCAGTTGCTCCGAACCTCGCTGTTCGGCACCTGTGCCCCAACTGCCAGATCGACCCTCCCAACATTATCGAGGAGTACAGCCACGGCGACCTGGTGTGCGCCGACTGCGGCACGATCCTCGGTGATCGTATTGTGGACACCCGTAGCGAGTGTAAGTGGTTGTGGTATAAACAAACAAGCGATTTGCTGACTGACTCTACAGGGCGAGTGAGTACTAGTGTCTGATTTTGATTTGTCACGAGACTAACACTGGGGTAAGACGTTTGCAGGTGACGAAGGCGGTGACGATCCGTCGCGTGTCGGTGGACCCTCGAATCCTCTGCTCGGCAATGCAACGCTCGAGACGTCGATTTCGGCGCGCGACGGTCGCACTGGTATCTCGCGTGACCTTCAGCGCGCTCAGAGCCGTGCCAACCAGTCAGCGACTGGGCCTGGTGGACGTGCCACCCAAGCCCAACTTCAGGCCGCGTTTGGGCGCATCAGCGAGATGTGCGACGCGATGCAGCTTCCGCGGTCCGTCGTTGAGAGCGCTCAACACGTCTACGTTATCGCCGATGAGGCCAAAgtggccaagggcaagaacgACGACTCTCTCGTCGCCGCGTGCATCATTTACGCCTGTCGTGCCTCCGGTGCCGAGCGTTCGTTCCGTGAAGTGACCAAGGTGACCAAAGTCTCCAAGTCGGAGCTCGGCCGTGTCTTTGGCCACGTCCGCAACGCAGTCATGCAGGAGAACCAGAATAAGGGCAACGTCCTGCCTGTGGGCCAAGGTCTGAGCAACTCGAACAATTCGGCCGAGGGTCTTTTGGGCCGTTTCAGCAACTACCTTGATTTGGGAACCCCCATCTTCAATGCGTCCAAGCACATTGCGACGGCAGCggtcgccaaggcggcgaTCGATGGCCGTAGTCCGCTCTCCATCGCTGCAGGAGTCCTCTACTTCACCACCATCCTATTTGAAACGTCCACCGCCTCAAAGGATATCGCGGACATCGCTGGCGTGTCGGAATCGACCATCAAGCTGTGAGTGGGAAATGTTTCTTTTTTATTATTATTTTTGGACATTGCAGCCAGAGCTAACAGTTTATCCAGCATCTGCAAAAAGGTTGCAGAGTCGCTCGACGCTGTCATCCGGCCAGAGTGGGTGAGTGATGAGGCTGAATTGTGTTTGTGTTTCACACATGCTAACGTTCCCAGAAAACTGCATACCCCAGTGGTTACGCTGCTCTAGCAGCTCTGGGGAAACCCAACACTCCTGCCGCTTCCAAGTCGTCTCGCGCAGGTacccccagcgccagcagcaacggcgcggcgagcggaaCAGCGAACGGCGTCAAGGCCAGTGCAACGCCGTCCCCCGAAGACAGCGTCAAGGCCGAACCCAATGGCAAGGCGGACCAGTCGGCGGGTTCGGTCaagggcgcggcgccgaaaCCCGACACGAAAGCCTGAGGAGAGATCCAACGCCAAGCCGACATGGCCTGGAAGTATGACATTCGTGTCAAGAGCCGAATGGGATTGTTCCAGCTTCCGCGGCAAAGAGGGGCAGTTCCGTTGGCACGTTGgcagcggccttggccgACTATAATAGAGCACCATGTGGATGGGGAGGAGATGAGCATGAGGTCACATATGTTGAAGGAGAGTGCGGGGGTGCGCGGGAACATGGCCCCacgtgtggtggtgtgaggAACGCCAATAGTGTGCCATGTAACGTAAAGGCAGCAAACAAGACTGAAATGTATCGAATGACAGTCACCTGGGAGAGCGCGCACTAACTGGTGCAGATCTGTGGCAGTGGGCAGTGATGTCATTGGGACGGGCCTACGGGCCGAGTAACGCGCCCGCCCCGAAGAGTAGCCCGAGCCGCTGCTCGTCACAAGAGTCCAGCCCCGAGAGCGGCGGCATCGGGCATCATAGcatgagcggcggcggcgggtggggtAAGTAGTACATAGTAGGCAGCTGGATAAACTCTGTAGTTTGGTttgggcgggcgagcggcgtccAGCGGGTTGGTTTGGAGGCCGGATCCAGACCTCGTCGTAGCGTCTTTTTTTGCCATGCCCACCCGTGGGGACCTAAGTGCGGACCCGTCCGAATAATGAAGCCAagggtcggtcggtcgggcgGTCGTTCGACGGCGgaacggcgcgacggcgcgacacGGTTGAACGAGGTGGTTGCGACCACGCGGGCGGGAAGGCGGCAAGTCCAAGGCAGGCAAGGCAGGGtccgtcggcgggggcggcagtggcggtgGTAGTGGGGATGGTAGTGATGGCGTCGTGCGTCTatgtttgttgttgtttcGTGGGTGTGATGTGAACCTGTGGCCTGTGGGATgatgctgttgttgttgggtCCCGCATGTGTTGCCCCAGGATAGTCGCGGGCGGGCAGGGAGGCACAGGGGAAGAGAGCATGTGGACAAACCAGCTACAGACCATCTGACCTTGCCACATTTGCTTCCTACTGGCTGGAAGTGTCCAACGGGGCGTAGGGTCGACATTGCGTCATGTGATGTGTGATGGGGGATTCGTCTCAACGACGTCATTGGGGAGCCGCGCGCAAACCGTACTAGTCGATCAGACATGTcgtggccaccgccgccgccgtcgctgccagTCGTCGTCTGGTTTTCTCTCTGACGACTTTGGTGCTCCTTTTTTGGGAAACCACGAACAATGACGACAATGCGAGGGAGCTactactgctgctgggcccagcggcggggggcgggcATGGCACGGCATGGCGGCACAAGACGAGCCAAGATCCCCTCTTTGCCTCATTGTCCCTGCAGGTCCCACTttgccggcgcgccagcgacTGACCGACAATCGTCGTGCACGGCCAGAGGGCCACATGTCCTTGCTTGCTTCCTTGCTCGCGCGCTCGGTCGCTCgaccccctccccaccaTCCGCAGCAGTCTAACTAGCACCAAGGCAACGAACCAGAGTTTATCCCGAACTCCTTTCGCGCCGGCGACCCTGCCCCTTACACATTTTTACCCTTCCAAACCGTCAGGCAAGTCACCCTTACCTCGCGCTCTCCTTCGGCGTCAGAGGCTTTCGGCTGGCGGCTTGCGGTTTACGGCCTCATCTGTCCCTTCCCGCGCAGCAGGCCtggcatcatcatcatcatcatcattgCTCTGCCGttgtgctcgtgctcgtgctcgtgcttgtCCTCGTGCTCGTTCACGCGCGTCTATCTACAGACAAgccaccccaccaccactacgaTGAGGTAGTGGCccagccgcgccgcagcacagcagcagcagtagccAGGCCACCGACCAGACCATTCTAACCCGGGGCCAATTACACACGCACGaccagcgccagctgctACGCCAGGACGGGCACAGGAACACCACTTGTGACCCAGCAAAGACCAAGCTTGACGCTGCATTGGGTTTAACGGCCTCTTGACCTCGCCCCCCCTTGCCCCtcacctccccaccccccctccccctccacgACTTGACATCGTTTCTGTTTACTCCCCCTTGTTCTTGTTTGTCCATCCGTCTCTTTCGACGACAAGTTGGCTCTTGGCGATAACAATATTGTTACTCGGCTTTGGAATTTCCCTCTGCCAACCAGTTTGCCCAactcgccttcctcgccttccttccttgGCTTCTTTCTTGTCTGGCGCATTCCTCGCCGACAGCCACAACGACTCGCGCGTCTTGGTCGCGTTCTTCGCCCCGCCCCTTCCGTCACTTGTTCACCCCTCGTGGttccttcctcgcctttgtcgccaccaccaccaccaccaccacgcgctcgcgaccaCCGCTTGCctcacgacgacaacaacaacaacaacaaaccCGCAGAACCACCTAGGTACCGCCGGCTGTAGCAGTCTCATCTGCAACACACCACCACTCTTGTTTTACAGTGACTGAAACCACCACGGCTATCGTCGCTGCTTGCACGGCTCTGGCTCGTGCTCCTTCTCCCATCACACGCCCCCTCCTTCATtctccacacacacacacacacacacacactttTTTTCCTTGGCCGTCCCGTTTGGACGCGTCCCAGCTGAAATAACCCTGTGTTTGCACTAGCGCCAGCGCAACCCTTGCCACAGCCTGTGCTTGGGTCCAGACTCATTCACCGTGGCCGCCCATTTAATCCGCCGCATCGACGTCATAATCACAAGATTCCTGGGGCTTGTACGCTACTACGAGCTGCGCCTCACAAGATCATTTGGAAAGCGttgcagcagcggcgacaccCACCGCGCAAGTcacccaccacaaccaccaccaccaccagccgtTGCCAGCCTTTGCAACAACCATCACAACAGCCAACGGAACCCGCACCGTGACACCACACGCCCCCCAACCGTTCTATTTGACACATCGACGTTCCTGCGTCCCTCGATACTTTCCCCTTCCCGGTGCACACTTGTGTTGCACACCATCTCTTTGAGTCTCCAAAACATTCGGTGACTACCACACCATCATGGGCGGCGACCACAAGTGTCCGGTTTGTATTCTTTGCATTTATCGATAGAGATCCCCTATCGCTGACGGCTTCTGACAGCTCTGTTCGGCCACCTTCACAAGGCCCCAGCACGTCGGCCGGCATCTTCGCGCACATACAGGCGACCGCCCGTACGAGTGCAAGGAATGTCCTCTGCGATTTGCTCGTAGTGACTTGCTCTCAAGGCATGTCAACAAAGCCCACCCAAAGCCCAACGGCGTTTCCGACAACAGCAAGAATGACAAGAaggctcgccgccgctcttcAGTGTCGACGACAGCCTCCAACTCTTCGTCAGCTTCAgtaccgccggcgccgccgccagttGCCACCCGAATCAATGGGGCGCCCGCAGCCACCCTATTGCCCATCTCGGCTACCCACGCGCCAGTTGCACCTGACCCGACGCTTTTCCAGGCTCAGCGCATGTACCCAAACCACCCTCTGCTCCAGACCAACAATGTTCCGGTGTGGTCGTCgggccacctcgacctcggtggTTCCACCGGCCTCAACTTGGCCGACAGTTACGGGTTGCCactcgaccttggcgcccTCAGTTCCCAAGCCTTCTCTCAGTCTTACGGATCCGCCCCCATGCGTCTCTCTGGTTCTGACCAAGGCATCGTCCCCTCCGCCTATGCATCTACCGGCGCCACTGGTGGTCTTGCTTCGCGCGGCTTCGAGCTCAGCATGAAGAAGCGTGCATGTGACCAGTGCAACCACTCGAAAGTTCGCTGCGACTTTGCAGAGCCTTGTGGTGAGGGAGAATCGGTCATTCGGAGACGGGCGGCTGACATTTACCGCAGCGAGATGTTCGACCAGGTCCATTCAGTGCACCTACACCAAGCCTCAGCGCTCGCGTACCTTGGGCTACCCCTCAACGATTAACACGGCTAGCTCGACCGCCTCACagtcgccatcgtcgtctATTTTCTCGTCGCCGGCTTCGACCACGAGCCCTACTCTGGGCCGGTCTGATTCGCCAACTAACATGTTTGACCTTCGTCGCAACTCTATCCCAATGGCGATGAGCGCCCAGTCCTTCTTGACCTCGGATGCCCTGTTCGCGGCGAACCTGAGCCGTGCTGCCAATCGACCCCCTGTCCCCGATACTGACTGGGACGGGATTACTCGTGCCAGAGGTCAGGGCATCACGGTAAGCTTCTGCAGATGGATTGGACACATCCGACGAGCTAATGCGTTATGCAGGCTTCAAACCTGGCAGCTTCTCAGAACCCCTACCTAACATCGCCCTCCAACACTGCTGGACCTGGCCTTGCAGCAACACCGGCTTTGACCAACTCGACgagccccgccgcctcggatTTTACCGACATCACCAGCAGTGCCAGTGCTAGTGTCCCTACTCAATGGGCCCTTCCCCACAGCTCCGAGTCCGCGTGGGCGTTCCACCCTGGTATCCCTTCCAGGTCCTCTTCTAGCGAGCATCCCTCGCTTTCGAGCTCTCTCCAGACCAACGGCATGTGGGCGGTTGACACCAGTGGCGATAACTCGTCGACCCTGGGTTCGGCCCtctccgaggacgaggacacgccGACCTCGGATGGTGCCAAGGAGGACATCCACGATCACgaccgtcgccgtcgctccaGTGCCAGCGTCTGGGCGTCTGCCTTCAATGACATGTCGATTGAGGACCGGGCCAACTTCACGTTTGACCAGTCCGTGGACATGAACGTCGGTTTCCAACCCCAGCGCCACATGTCGTTGCCCGAGGGAAACGATGGCCAATTCGCCCAGTACGGCCTACCCACCGTCGACCTGAACCTGTGGAAGCTGTTCCTGGAGCCGGTTGCACTTGCCACGCCTGAGCAGCGAGctcacgacctcgacccaATCACCAACCAGGACACGCCTCGTGGCATCAGCAAATCTAACTCGATGCCGGACCTCACGACGCCCACGACAGCCAcggcctcgctctcgtcctTCCCAGTTCACCACGGACCAGGTGGGACTACCAACACTGCAAACATGAAGACGCCGACAGTCCATGGCACTCATGTGCCCAGTGAAGCGTCAATGAGCAAGTGGAAGGCGCAAATCCAGGAGCGCCATGCGGCTTTCAACATGCGCCTTGACCCTGGCAAGACTGAGAAGCTACCCAATCCGACTTTCGCCACAGGGGCCCAGAGGCAGATGAGACCACAGCTCCACCCCCTCATGGGTTCGACTGCACTCCAGCAAACTCTGGCTCCGGAGCGTACGCTCAGCTTTGGGCCTCCAGCCTTTGACCCCTTTGGCGTTCTCATGACGCCAGGTGTCGTCTTGGTCAAGACGCCAACCAAGCTCCTCAGTCAGGAGAGTCGCCCAGGCAACAAGCGCCAGGCGAGCCAGACTCTTGTTCCTGATGCTGCCGGTAAGCGCTCTGTCTTCACGGTCtggcgagacgacgacggcgcgactGAGGAGAAGAGCAGCCTCTCTGCTGGCAGCTCGGCCCAACAGCCGCCCGTcatccagccagccagcactAAGCAGGCCGCTTAATCCCCTGCTTTTTTTTCTTGTCTTTTACAAAAAAAGAAtcaccccctcgccgcgttGCGTATACCTCGACCCTTGTGAATACCCGCCACCTCTTGGGACGCGCTGGCGCAACCCAAAGTTGGTCTCAGCCGCGGCTGAAGCCTCCATTCTCCGACCGGAATTGATCTTGCCTGGACAATAATTTTTAGCATTGCGTTGGACGCCGCAATGCGCGACCGACAAGTCGACACTTGCCAACTCCTAGTCTCGCTTCGTCCAGAccacgcccccaccccctgTACCAAATACTCGACCGCAACATCCCAACTAGACAGCTACGACGGCGACCCTGTAGCGCTTGTAGaatctcgacctcgacccgTGGCGTGTACCCCACTACCGCAGTGGCGGCAATGCCCAATCTGTAATGCTCTATCGCGTAGCGTGATCCGTAGCCAGTATCTCTTGCTCACAAGCCAATGACATGTATCTTGTTGTCCATGCTCGGCCAAACGTGGAGATGTTTTACAAATTGTGACTTATTTTACAAtcaaggggggggggggggcgtgACGTCGTGCAGCCCACCACCGTCCGACGTGCAGAGAGGAGAGTAGAGCAGCTACAGCTGTCGTACTGTCGCAACATCAAACGTCTAAACATATCCATGACGTAGGCTGCGTACAAGGAGCCGTATGCCGTACAAGGTACGATACCGACGGCTAACAGAACGGATAAACTAAGGTCCCAGAACCTTAAGCGGGAGGGGCGTGTGGGGGTGTGAGAGGTGTCGTCGGGCATGTGGGGTGGCAGGTGGGAGTGTGTGAGTGACGTCGGCGGGCTTGAGCCCGCGCTCAAGGTGTGCCTGCTGCAATAACTGGCTAGGGAGTGGTGCGAGTGGCATCACGCTGGTTGGTTCGTGGCAGCTTGGTGACTAGCGCGAAAATAATGGGTGCCACTCGCCACTTAAACGGCCCCCTGTCTTCTGAAGCTGCGCGCGTGGGATCCACGTGCACCACGTGTTACCTGTCACCCGACATCGATCGGCATCGGCATCACCTGGACTTTTGACTGATCGATCTTGCTTGTCGTCCTGGCGTTGTTATCGTTAtcgaccccaccacccacctggCACCACCACGATGCGCCCGTCCTTCAGCACAGCACAGTACCTGGCCCGCAACGCCAcagccagcgcgagcgcgcgtaCATTGCGCAgaccggcggccgcgcgcggcgtgctcctcgaggtgccgagcacgtcgacgccgcgcgatGTCCTGCGCGCTCTGCGCGACTCGGGTGCCGTGGACAGCCGCGTGGGGCTGTCAGAACGTGCGTagcgtcgcggcgcgtccGTCCCCTACTTCCTTGCGCTTGCGAGCGAGAGCCGCTGACCACCGCCCCAGTCACCCCGctgcccgtcggcgcgtcgcgcgagtcCCTCGTGACCACGTACCACATCGACGCGGGCAAGGGctcggccgagctcgcgcgccggctggtcgcccgcccgccgttCCACGGGGCCGGCCGcgccccgaccccgacaGGCGGCCGGCCAGCACGGTacaacgccgacgccgacgagcacggcatCCGCGAGGCGAGCACGGTGGTCACGACCCACTTCTCCGGGTACGAGTGGGCCGAGATGGTGCTGCAGAAGGCGGCGACCAGCTCGTGGTCCAAGCTCCGCGAGCCCGTCCCGCCCATCCCGTACAGCTGGGCCATCGACCCCGCCCTCTCCGGCCGCAGGGTGATCGTGCACGGCCTGCCGGGCCGCGTGCCCCCCGGCCATGTGGCCGCGCTctgtggcggcgtcgacattgcGACCGACGGCGAGAATGCCCCGCGTTTGCAACCTCCGTGAGTGGTCGTGTGGGGGAGCCTGCCTCTGCCGATCGAGTGCGTGGTACTGACTCGCTCTCCAGCTCCCCATGGGCCCTCTCTTCGTCGTGGATTATCAccgccgactcggtcgccgacgcgtaTGCCCTCGCCCGCAAGCTCAACATGAACTACTTCCGCACAAACTTGTACAACCATCAGTTCCTcatgcgcgcgagcgtcgtgTGGTAGGGAGGAAACACGGAGAGTAGGGTCATGGCTGCTAGGATggcacacacccacacccacacccgcGTCCACGCGTATATATCATTACATGCatatgctgctgctgctgctgtcgcggccgtggccgGTCTACCACGCCCCGCTGGTCTACCTCACCCCTCCTCTAGTCGCGCTTCAGGGCACGCGTGACGAGGAACgagcgctcgccgctgccgtcgccgatggGCGGCAGCTCCTGGTACGTCACGCCGTCGGGGAGCGCACCCTCGCtgacaaggtcgtcgacggtgcgGTCCTTGGCCATGACGACAAACATCTCGAGCCCGTCACCGACCTCGATGTGGCGCTCGGTTGCCGACGTGAACGAGTCAATGACAAGCGAGAGCACGTCGTTGAGCGGCAGGTTGCCGGGGATTggtcgctcgacgccggggGGGAAGGTCTGGTTGCGGAAGTAGACCTGGTTGTCGAGGAAGGGCTGGATGAGCGACTGCGCGGCTCCGGCGGCACGGCATGCCTCGCGCTCGTAGGATCCGACAGGGTCAAACGAGTagacggcgccggtgccgtcctcctcgatgccgccgagaaTGTTGTACACGTAGTAGGGGAACATGCGCTTGGCGTACAGCATGGTCTGGATCAGGCGTGCGATCGCCTTGATGCCCATCTGCTTGttgtgcgcgtgctcgtACCACTCCAACCGCTGCTTGACACGCTTGACAAAGTtgttgccgtcggcggcgaagCCGTTGGTCGCGAGGACAGCCTTGTCGGTGCTGGGGGTGTGTCAGCTGTTGTTGCCCAGCGATGATCGATGATCGAGCCGTCGTTTTGCTGACAACTGCCTGCAGCCCCACTCACAGCTGGTGCACCTTGCGCGCATAACGAGTCTGAATGTTGTATCCCTGCGACTGACGCGTGTCGCCAGCGATGATGCTAAAGTCCTTGCCGGCAATGGCGAGGATAGTACCACCGTTGTCCTCGTAGGGGTTGAAGCggctgtggtgtgagctgggctGATAGACGGTTTTTGATCAACTCACTGCTCAATGTGGTGGGCGACCGGCGCCTGGACGGCGTGCGAGGCGAACAGAGCCATTGTGTATGTCAATggaggtggtgtggtggttgATCGCGAAGTCCAAAGGTTGCTTGACTGCTGATGGTGGTTGAACGTCATGGACGACCACTTCGTCACCGCTGCTGGGCTGAACGCGCGTCCTGGGCGGTATCGGATATTGCCACGTGGCAGGCTTGTGGCACCCTGCCCTGTCAGCGGGCCTCGAAGCTACAAAGATCGGCCTTGTGCCCACCATCTCGTATCTTTTGTCCATCTACACACTTCATTGTCCATGCTTGGTCGACCAGAGAACAACTAAACGAAGAGTATTAGCGTGATCGTGTGCAGCTGGAGGGCGGTGTGCGTCGCCCTCTTCGCACctggacgtcgacgactcgCTCCTCACGCAGCACTGACAATGACAATGATCACGAGCCGCTCACAATGGACCATGGATGCAGGCCGACGTACATGAACTGCTCTGGGACACACCAGCCCACCGACACCCCCTCACAATCTTCTTCTTCACTGACGTATAACTGAGCCTGTAGCACACCTTGCCACCCAACAACTCACACCCAACCATGGCGGTCACGACCGAACCCGCACCCCGCGACACCGGCCCGTTCGAGAGACCGCTCACACCACCTGCGCCGCTCCACCCAGGCTACTACGATGAGCAGCGCAATTCGGCTCTCCCGCCCACACCACATACGCCGTTCGTGGAGAGACGCCCGCTTCCGCCGACACCCGGGCTCCGCCCATACCTCTCCCTCGGGCCGCGTCTCCTGCTGTCCGTCTTCAGCCCAGCCTTGATCCCTCTCATGTTCACCGTGGCGCACCTGGTCCAGACCCGGGCATCGACGGCAGCACTTGCCGCCAGCCTCAAGAACGACGTCATGTCCGCCTGTGGCGGCCTTGCTACCGGCGCCAGCATCCTCCAGTCGATCCCCCGCTACCTCGCCATGCAGACCAACGCCGAGCTTctccgcgcagcgcgtcagACGGTGATGGGCATCGGTCTCGCCCTCATGGACATCATTCTTGTCATCGAGGC
Encoded here:
- the SUA7_2 gene encoding Transcription initiation factor IIB; the protein is MYGVAGPKAPVGKYGQPVAPNLAVRHLCPNCQIDPPNIIEEYSHGDLVCADCGTILGDRIVDTRSECDEGGDDPSRVGGPSNPLLGNATLETSISARDGRTGISRDLQRAQSRANQSATGPGGRATQAQLQAAFGRISEMCDAMQLPRSVVESAQHVYVIADEAKVAKGKNDDSLVAACIIYACRASGAERSFREVTKVTKVSKSELGRVFGHVRNAVMQENQNKGNVLPVGQGLSNSNNSAEGLLGRFSNYLDLGTPIFNASKHIATAAVAKAAIDGRSPLSIAAGVLYFTTILFETSTASKDIADIAGVSESTIKLICKKVAESLDAVIRPEWKTAYPSGYAALAALGKPNTPAASKSSRAGTPSASSNGAASGTANGVKASATPSPEDSVKAEPNGKADQSAGSVKGAAPKPDTKA
- the CAS5 gene encoding Cell wall integrity transcriptional regulator CAS5 translates to MGGDHKCPLCSATFTRPQHVGRHLRAHTGDRPYECKECPLRFARSDLLSRHVNKAHPKPNGVSDNSKNDKKARRRSSVSTTASNSSSASVPPAPPPVATRINGAPAATLLPISATHAPVAPDPTLFQAQRMYPNHPLLQTNNVPVWSSGHLDLGGSTGLNLADSYGLPLDLGALSSQAFSQSYGSAPMRLSGSDQGIVPSAYASTGATGGLASRGFELSMKKRACDQCNHSKVRCDFAEPCARCSTRSIQCTYTKPQRSRTLGYPSTINTASSTASQSPSSSIFSSPASTTSPTLGRSDSPTNMFDLRRNSIPMAMSAQSFLTSDALFAANLSRAANRPPVPDTDWDGITRARGQGITASNLAASQNPYLTSPSNTAGPGLAATPALTNSTSPAASDFTDITSSASASVPTQWALPHSSESAWAFHPGIPSRSSSSEHPSLSSSLQTNGMWAVDTSGDNSSTLGSALSEDEDTPTSDGAKEDIHDHDRRRRSSASVWASAFNDMSIEDRANFTFDQSVDMNVGFQPQRHMSLPEGNDGQFAQYGLPTVDLNLWKLFLEPVALATPEQRAHDLDPITNQDTPRGISKSNSMPDLTTPTTATASLSSFPVHHGPGGTTNTANMKTPTVHGTHVPSEASMSKWKAQIQERHAAFNMRLDPGKTEKLPNPTFATGAQRQMRPQLHPLMGSTALQQTLAPERTLSFGPPAFDPFGVLMTPGVVLVKTPTKLLSQESRPGNKRQASQTLVPDAAGKRSVFTVWRDDDGATEEKSSLSAGSSAQQPPVIQPASTKQAA
- the PRE7 gene encoding Proteasome subunit beta type-6, translating into MALFASHAVQAPVAHHIEHRFNPYEDNGGTILAIAGKDFSIIAGDTRQSQGYNIQTRYARKVHQLTDKAVLATNGFAADGNNFVKRVKQRLEWYEHAHNKQMGIKAIARLIQTMLYAKRMFPYYVYNILGGIEEDGTGAVYSFDPVGSYEREACRAAGAAQSLIQPFLDNQVYFRNQTFPPGVERPIPGNLPLNDVLSLVIDSFTSATERHIEVGDGLEMFVVMAKDRTVDDLVSEGALPDGVTYQELPPIGDGSGERSFLVTRALKRD